In Corynebacterium endometrii, one DNA window encodes the following:
- a CDS encoding HAD-IIA family hydrolase, whose protein sequence is MSLLENYDALLLDLDGTVWEGGRAIPSAVDVINSCGLGAMYITNNASRAPELVAEKLQGIGLNASPQQVLTSAQAAVTLAADKLKTGAKVLVVGADSFRELARAAGFEVVTSAEDNPAAVLQGFDPSVDWAMLTEAALAIRNGAQFIASNLDTSLPTERGLAVGNGSLVAAVTSATGVRPISAGKPECAMFLQAAELIGSKRPLAVGDRLDTDIAGGNAAAMDTFHVLTGVSGAMDLIEAPQGLRPDYIGANMSDLSLSSEQLRPGAQGGFTARIDGYDLLLERGDEGATPIQALRTVLEVVWAMPEPPRYIHPRSDVAEQATKAWQ, encoded by the coding sequence ATGAGCTTGCTGGAAAATTATGATGCCCTGCTATTGGATCTTGACGGCACCGTCTGGGAGGGTGGCCGGGCAATCCCTAGCGCGGTTGACGTGATTAATTCCTGTGGCCTCGGGGCTATGTACATCACGAATAATGCATCGCGAGCGCCCGAACTCGTGGCCGAAAAGCTCCAAGGCATCGGCCTGAATGCCAGCCCACAGCAGGTATTGACTTCCGCGCAGGCGGCGGTGACGCTCGCGGCGGATAAGCTAAAGACTGGTGCAAAGGTTCTAGTCGTCGGCGCGGATTCCTTCCGGGAACTTGCCCGCGCCGCCGGCTTCGAGGTGGTCACCAGCGCTGAGGATAATCCTGCAGCGGTGCTCCAAGGCTTCGACCCAAGCGTTGATTGGGCGATGCTCACAGAGGCCGCTCTAGCGATTCGAAACGGTGCCCAATTTATCGCCTCGAACCTGGATACCTCGCTGCCCACGGAACGGGGGTTGGCCGTAGGTAACGGCTCCCTCGTGGCGGCGGTTACCTCCGCAACCGGCGTTCGCCCAATATCGGCTGGCAAGCCGGAATGCGCCATGTTCTTACAAGCGGCAGAGCTGATCGGGTCGAAAAGGCCTCTCGCGGTGGGAGATCGCCTGGATACGGATATAGCGGGAGGCAACGCGGCAGCCATGGATACCTTCCACGTCCTCACTGGCGTCAGCGGCGCCATGGATCTTATCGAGGCACCCCAAGGGCTGCGCCCCGATTACATCGGGGCTAACATGTCTGATCTCAGCCTGAGTTCCGAGCAGTTGCGTCCTGGAGCCCAAGGCGGATTCACCGCCCGCATCGATGGTTATGATCTCCTTCTGGAGCGAGGAGATGAAGGGGCTACCCCGATCCAAGCTCTGCGCACCGTATTAGAAGTGGTGTGGGCGATGCCTGAGCCGCCACGTTATATCCATCCGCGCTCGGATGTAGCGGAGCAAGCAACGAAAGCCTGGCAATAA
- a CDS encoding segregation and condensation protein A — protein sequence MARAATTPEVVQPEIAGFRIALRNFEGPFDLLLQLISAKKMDITDVALSEVTDEFVAYTRALGDSADLDETTDFLLIAATLLDLKAARLLPRGDVDDLEDLELLETRDLLFARLLQYRAYKQVAEQFAEWQRAAQRQYPRAVGIEEQFSDLLPPVKLGHTPASFAELAAGVFRPKPPEEVGTGHIHQVAVSVPEQAGKIMATLKLLGQERWMSFEALTRDCTISIQVVGRFLALLELYKARAVDADQPEALGPLAVSWTGLDVDPAVVAAANWD from the coding sequence ATGGCTCGAGCCGCAACGACCCCTGAGGTTGTCCAACCGGAGATCGCCGGATTTCGCATCGCCCTGCGCAACTTCGAGGGCCCGTTTGACCTCCTTTTGCAGCTCATCTCCGCAAAGAAGATGGACATTACGGACGTTGCGTTATCCGAAGTTACGGACGAGTTTGTGGCCTACACTCGCGCCTTGGGTGATTCAGCGGATCTGGACGAAACTACGGACTTCCTGCTCATCGCCGCGACCCTCCTTGACCTTAAGGCGGCCCGCCTCCTGCCGCGGGGTGACGTGGATGATCTCGAGGACCTGGAGTTGTTGGAAACCAGAGACCTGCTGTTCGCGCGCCTGCTCCAGTACAGGGCTTACAAGCAGGTCGCGGAACAATTCGCCGAGTGGCAGCGGGCCGCGCAGAGGCAATACCCTCGTGCCGTAGGCATCGAGGAACAGTTTTCAGATTTGTTGCCTCCGGTAAAACTTGGCCACACCCCTGCTAGTTTCGCGGAGCTGGCCGCGGGCGTCTTTCGCCCCAAACCGCCGGAGGAGGTTGGGACAGGCCACATCCATCAGGTAGCGGTTTCCGTTCCGGAGCAGGCGGGAAAAATCATGGCAACACTCAAGCTTCTGGGGCAGGAACGCTGGATGAGTTTCGAAGCGCTGACTCGGGACTGCACTATATCGATACAGGTAGTCGGCAGGTTCCTGGCGCTACTGGAGCTATACAAGGCCAGGGCGGTCGACGCGGATCAGCCCGAAGCACTAGGGCCGCTAGCCGTCTCCTGGACCGGTCTCGACGTGGACCCGGCAGTCGTGGCCGCGGCCAACTGGGATTAG
- a CDS encoding NUDIX domain-containing protein gives MGHTFEVTDSDLILDAPIIAVRRDTVRMPGGSLAHREVVEHFGAVAVAAVDSEGRIAMVKQWRQSVKRRLWELPAGLLDIKDEDPLECAKRELQEEAGLSAKSWMGLADLVTSPGFCEEAVRVYLATDLSAVERPSPADDEEADLSMDWVDLEEAAARVVRGEINNSIAVSGILAARAVLRDGLEGFSPSRDFDLRPQSLAGRRSGPDLKKG, from the coding sequence ATGGGCCATACGTTTGAGGTCACCGACTCAGATTTGATACTGGATGCGCCGATCATCGCCGTCCGCCGCGATACTGTCCGGATGCCCGGGGGATCCCTGGCCCACAGGGAAGTGGTTGAGCACTTCGGCGCCGTGGCGGTTGCCGCGGTTGATAGTGAGGGCCGGATTGCCATGGTTAAGCAGTGGCGCCAGTCAGTTAAGCGGCGCCTGTGGGAACTGCCGGCCGGCCTGCTGGATATCAAAGATGAGGATCCGCTGGAATGCGCCAAACGCGAGCTCCAAGAAGAAGCCGGCCTGTCCGCCAAGTCCTGGATGGGACTTGCTGATCTAGTTACCTCCCCCGGATTTTGTGAAGAGGCCGTGCGCGTCTACCTTGCCACTGACCTGTCCGCGGTGGAGCGCCCATCGCCGGCCGATGATGAGGAAGCGGATCTCAGCATGGACTGGGTTGACCTGGAGGAGGCCGCGGCCCGCGTGGTGCGCGGGGAGATTAATAACTCCATCGCGGTCTCCGGCATCCTCGCCGCCAGGGCCGTGCTGCGGGATGGACTCGAAGGCTTTAGCCCCAGTAGGGACTTTGATTTGCGCCCGCAATCCCTGGCCGGCCGGCGCTCTGGCCCCGATCTCAAGAAAGGCTAG
- the scpB gene encoding SMC-Scp complex subunit ScpB, with protein MDLPLISQQRSRLESILLVLDTPADAEALSAALELEVGEVRDILNEIAREYDSRGSGIELKETSDGWRFYTRKANAGAVEQFLLDGSQTKLSRAALETLAVVAYRQPVTRAQVAAVRGVNVDGVMRTLTLRGLVRELDNEGFEGSAHRYETTELFLELLGIDSLKRLPDLAPLLPDIESIEDEY; from the coding sequence ATGGATTTACCGCTCATTTCACAGCAGCGCTCGCGCTTGGAGTCCATCCTCCTGGTGCTCGATACACCAGCGGATGCGGAGGCCCTGTCCGCCGCACTCGAACTCGAGGTAGGGGAGGTCCGCGATATCCTCAACGAAATAGCCCGCGAATATGACTCGCGGGGTTCGGGGATTGAGCTCAAGGAGACCTCGGACGGGTGGCGCTTTTACACCCGGAAGGCCAACGCCGGCGCGGTGGAGCAATTCCTGCTTGATGGAAGCCAGACGAAGTTGTCGCGCGCCGCGCTAGAGACCTTGGCGGTGGTCGCGTACCGCCAGCCGGTGACCCGCGCTCAGGTGGCCGCGGTGCGCGGGGTAAACGTCGATGGCGTCATGCGCACGCTTACCTTACGCGGGTTAGTCCGCGAGTTGGATAACGAGGGTTTTGAAGGCTCGGCGCACCGATACGAAACAACGGAACTATTCCTGGAACTGTTGGGGATCGATTCGCTCAAGCGCCTGCCGGATTTGGCGCCGCTGCTCCCGGACATCGAATCTATAGAGGACGAATACTAG
- a CDS encoding NAD kinase, with protein sequence MFQSRTEDGQRTILLVPHTGRPDNIASTEKAARLLSEAGIAVRVCADESYLSGWDHVAHGPEAAHGCDLVLVLGGDGTFLRGADMAYQEDVPVLGINLGHVGFLAEGEASSFDEVISRVIARDYRVEDRMTITVKVIDSEGNTLGTNWALNEVSIENTNRSGVLDAILEVDARPVTAFGCDGIIISTPTGSTAYAFSAGGPVLWPELDAMLVVPNNAHALFTKPLVVSPKSTVAVESASTTAEAVIAMDGFRTISMPPGSRLEVMRSKQPVRWVRLDDRPFTDRLVTKLHLPVHGWRGPQR encoded by the coding sequence ATGTTCCAGTCGCGTACTGAGGACGGCCAGCGCACCATCTTGCTGGTTCCTCACACGGGCCGCCCAGACAATATCGCCTCCACCGAGAAAGCTGCCCGCCTGCTTTCCGAAGCCGGAATCGCGGTCCGAGTATGCGCCGATGAGTCGTATCTAAGCGGCTGGGACCATGTTGCGCATGGGCCCGAGGCAGCGCACGGCTGCGACTTGGTCCTGGTGCTTGGAGGCGACGGGACATTCCTGCGCGGCGCAGACATGGCTTACCAAGAAGACGTGCCTGTGTTGGGAATCAACTTGGGCCACGTTGGCTTTCTAGCTGAAGGCGAAGCCTCAAGCTTCGATGAGGTCATCTCACGCGTCATCGCCCGTGATTACCGCGTTGAGGATCGCATGACCATCACGGTCAAAGTGATCGATTCGGAAGGAAACACGCTTGGAACGAATTGGGCGCTTAATGAGGTCAGCATCGAAAACACCAACCGGTCTGGTGTTCTGGACGCCATACTCGAGGTAGACGCTCGCCCGGTGACCGCCTTTGGATGCGATGGCATAATCATCTCCACGCCCACGGGTTCAACCGCGTACGCGTTTTCCGCCGGCGGGCCCGTGTTGTGGCCGGAACTGGACGCAATGCTCGTCGTTCCAAATAACGCTCATGCGCTGTTTACCAAGCCCTTGGTTGTCTCGCCGAAGTCCACCGTGGCGGTGGAATCCGCGTCCACTACAGCGGAAGCCGTGATCGCCATGGACGGATTCCGCACGATCTCGATGCCGCCAGGTTCGCGGCTTGAGGTGATGCGAAGCAAGCAGCCCGTGCGGTGGGTTCGCCTCGATGATCGTCCGTTTACTGACCGCCTTGTCACCAAGCTCCACCTGCCGGTCCACGGTTGGCGCGGGCCGCAAAGGTAG
- a CDS encoding copper transporter: MPKASRNGGLVVAGLGFGIAAGTALGALVVGPNLNGGDAGEGGLREEHRRVLQSTQILEAQSKTGDSVISDLSGDLVQGTLDARPVMIIAAPDAVESDIKAVKSLLEQTGAVNAGTINLDQRFFHQDGAEELKSLVANTLPAGAQLSTQDLASGTHAGNALGAALLLDPATAEPLASVEERADMLQALRDSGFIDYESGTILPAQAIIVVSGRGGDEFFTDNLLRFVEAMDAAGGNTVYAARIEQASEGGIIDSLRAKTSEISTVDSLGNAWARLAAVLATEEQLNGGSGAYGAASSAEAAAPTLPDRG; this comes from the coding sequence ATGCCAAAGGCATCGAGGAACGGCGGGCTTGTAGTAGCAGGCCTAGGATTTGGTATAGCGGCGGGCACGGCGCTCGGCGCCCTAGTTGTGGGGCCCAACCTGAACGGTGGCGACGCCGGTGAGGGCGGGCTGCGTGAGGAGCACCGCCGGGTGCTGCAAAGCACCCAGATTCTTGAAGCCCAGTCCAAAACCGGAGATTCGGTGATCTCTGATCTCTCCGGCGACCTTGTTCAGGGAACGCTAGACGCGCGCCCGGTAATGATCATCGCCGCGCCGGACGCGGTGGAATCAGACATCAAAGCGGTGAAATCCCTGCTCGAGCAGACCGGTGCGGTCAACGCCGGAACCATCAACCTGGATCAGCGCTTCTTCCACCAAGACGGAGCCGAGGAGTTGAAATCACTGGTAGCCAACACGCTGCCGGCGGGCGCCCAGCTCAGTACTCAGGATCTCGCCTCCGGCACCCACGCGGGTAACGCACTAGGCGCCGCGCTCCTGCTTGATCCCGCAACGGCGGAGCCTCTAGCCAGTGTCGAAGAACGCGCGGACATGCTGCAGGCGCTACGGGATTCAGGATTCATCGATTACGAGTCCGGGACTATCCTCCCGGCCCAGGCCATCATCGTCGTCTCGGGCCGCGGCGGAGACGAATTCTTTACAGACAATCTCCTCCGCTTTGTCGAAGCTATGGACGCCGCCGGTGGAAACACCGTCTACGCGGCGCGCATAGAGCAGGCTTCGGAAGGCGGGATTATCGACTCGCTTAGGGCTAAGACTTCCGAGATTTCCACGGTCGACTCTCTCGGCAACGCGTGGGCCCGTCTAGCTGCCGTGCTAGCCACGGAGGAGCAACTCAATGGCGGTTCGGGGGCCTACGGAGCCGCCTCATCCGCCGAGGCTGCGGCGCCGACGCTGCCGGACAGGGGATAG
- the xerD gene encoding site-specific tyrosine recombinase XerD, translated as MADLRASATGWLDHLAVEKGSSANTLSNYRRDLNRYLEWLEAARISDLEAVTTADVEQYLKDLQTGWDGHKPLAASSSARALIVARGFHKFALSEGAVSRDVAAEVAPPHKIQHLPETLSIDQVTALIESPPSGENATPVNLRDRAVLEMLYGTGARISELMGLTVDSINNSDGILRLAGKGNKERIVPVGSQARKACEEYLVRARPALSKGKTHALFLNTRGGALTRQSAWAIVQLAAQRAGLGDKISPHTLRHSFATHLLQGGADVRTVQELLGHSSVTTTQIYTHVTADNLREVWRTAHPRA; from the coding sequence GTGGCGGACCTGCGAGCTAGCGCCACCGGTTGGCTTGACCACTTAGCGGTGGAGAAGGGCTCTTCGGCCAATACGCTGAGCAACTACCGGCGAGATCTCAACCGCTACCTTGAGTGGCTTGAGGCCGCACGGATATCTGACCTGGAAGCGGTGACCACCGCCGATGTGGAGCAATATCTTAAGGATTTGCAGACTGGATGGGATGGGCACAAGCCACTTGCTGCGTCGTCAAGCGCGCGGGCGCTCATCGTAGCCCGCGGCTTTCACAAGTTTGCCCTGTCTGAAGGTGCCGTTTCCCGCGACGTGGCCGCCGAGGTGGCCCCTCCCCATAAGATCCAGCACCTACCGGAGACTCTGAGCATCGATCAGGTCACGGCGCTGATTGAATCGCCGCCCAGCGGTGAAAACGCCACCCCGGTCAATCTGCGCGACCGGGCGGTGCTAGAGATGCTTTACGGGACCGGCGCCCGGATTTCGGAGCTCATGGGACTTACCGTGGATTCTATTAATAATTCCGACGGCATCTTGCGCCTGGCTGGAAAGGGCAACAAGGAGCGCATCGTGCCGGTGGGCTCGCAAGCGCGTAAAGCTTGCGAGGAGTACCTAGTGCGCGCACGCCCGGCCCTATCGAAGGGCAAGACTCACGCGCTTTTCCTCAACACGCGCGGTGGGGCCCTGACTCGCCAATCGGCGTGGGCAATCGTGCAGCTCGCAGCCCAGCGCGCCGGTCTAGGTGACAAAATATCCCCGCACACTTTGCGGCATTCCTTCGCCACCCATCTCCTGCAGGGGGGCGCCGATGTGCGTACCGTACAGGAATTATTGGGGCATAGTTCTGTTACAACAACCCAGATCTATACGCATGTGACCGCGGACAATCTGCGCGAGGTATGGCGCACAGCCCACCCTCGCGCCTAG
- the steA gene encoding putative cytokinetic ring protein SteA produces the protein MSLFSRNADLPGLHGHLRDCTPTGKGLKKFNAGDIAVINASDISRQEAQSLVDVKPSAVVNVGKFTTGRIPNYGPHMLLDADVMLLDGVGEDFINGFKDGKKARITEDGTVYLGEQAIGAGSIIEREQAERNFSEAQRGLIDHMEAYFGNSIELIHSEGPLLIDGLGIPDAGAEMKGRKVLVVSPSEDHAAKVKSLRNFIREYEPVIVGVDSAANTLMDMGYKPNLIIGNPSTMGSEALRSGAAVVLPATPDGHADGLERIQDLGIGAMTFPAAIESSTDLALLLADYHEAQMIVQVGNSVDLDDIFANGEHATPAALLARMKAGTTLVDADSVINLYTAPSRGGGAWLWAALGLLVAVATIVLIVGFGGSSDFSTNLSETWDNLLTAVSGWFGN, from the coding sequence ATGAGTCTGTTTTCCCGCAACGCTGATCTGCCAGGCCTCCACGGTCATCTCCGTGACTGCACCCCAACGGGTAAGGGCCTCAAGAAATTCAATGCCGGCGACATTGCCGTCATCAACGCCTCTGATATATCGCGCCAAGAGGCCCAGTCGCTAGTGGACGTCAAACCGTCCGCGGTGGTCAATGTGGGCAAGTTCACCACAGGCCGCATCCCAAATTACGGCCCGCATATGCTGCTCGACGCCGACGTGATGCTGCTTGATGGTGTGGGTGAGGATTTCATTAACGGTTTCAAGGACGGCAAGAAGGCGCGCATTACGGAAGACGGGACGGTCTACCTGGGGGAGCAGGCTATCGGCGCGGGGTCCATAATCGAACGTGAGCAAGCGGAAAGGAATTTTTCCGAAGCCCAGCGGGGCCTCATCGATCACATGGAAGCCTACTTTGGAAACTCCATTGAGCTCATTCATTCTGAGGGGCCGCTGCTCATTGATGGTCTGGGCATTCCTGACGCGGGCGCCGAAATGAAGGGCCGCAAGGTCCTGGTAGTCTCACCGAGCGAGGACCACGCCGCGAAGGTCAAGTCGTTGCGCAATTTCATTCGGGAATACGAACCGGTCATCGTTGGAGTGGATTCGGCCGCGAACACCCTTATGGACATGGGGTACAAGCCGAACCTGATCATCGGCAACCCCTCCACCATGGGTTCCGAGGCGCTGCGCAGCGGCGCGGCGGTGGTGCTGCCCGCCACTCCCGATGGACATGCGGACGGCCTGGAACGCATTCAGGACCTGGGAATTGGCGCCATGACATTCCCGGCGGCCATCGAATCCTCTACGGATCTTGCCCTGCTGCTCGCGGATTACCACGAGGCGCAGATGATTGTTCAAGTAGGCAATTCCGTGGACCTTGACGATATTTTCGCCAACGGCGAGCATGCGACTCCGGCGGCCCTGCTGGCCCGCATGAAGGCGGGCACCACGCTGGTTGATGCGGACTCCGTCATCAACCTGTACACCGCTCCATCCCGTGGCGGGGGCGCGTGGCTCTGGGCGGCGCTAGGGCTTTTAGTGGCTGTAGCCACGATAGTTCTGATCGTCGGTTTCGGTGGTTCCTCAGATTTTTCCACCAACCTTTCCGAAACGTGGGATAACTTGCTCACGGCGGTGTCCGGGTGGTTCGGCAACTAG
- a CDS encoding TlyA family RNA methyltransferase, which produces MAPQRRRLDAELVRRKIARSREQAVEMIKDGRVYVGGFNAKKPATIVEPEASIRVEESEDQQWASRGAHKLLGALEAFPVEVEGLSVLDAGASTGGFTDVLLSKQAARVLAVDVGYGQLLWRLQNDDRVEVYDRTNIRHLSTELIGGQVDAMVGDLSFISLKLVLPAIVECVKEGGFLLPMVKPQFEVGKDRLGSGGVVRSPALRAEVTQDIANFGLTLGLSCRGVSASPLPGPSGNVEYFLWLVKDGGATHPSDTELEAMIRKAVEEGPQ; this is translated from the coding sequence ATGGCACCACAGCGCAGAAGGCTTGACGCGGAACTCGTACGGCGAAAGATCGCCCGTTCCAGAGAGCAAGCCGTAGAGATGATCAAGGATGGGCGCGTATATGTAGGGGGCTTCAATGCCAAAAAGCCTGCCACCATTGTCGAGCCGGAGGCTTCGATCAGGGTTGAGGAAAGCGAGGACCAACAGTGGGCATCCCGCGGTGCCCACAAGCTCCTTGGCGCCCTTGAAGCCTTTCCGGTCGAAGTTGAAGGTTTAAGCGTCTTGGATGCCGGTGCCTCCACTGGTGGATTTACAGACGTTTTGCTGAGCAAGCAAGCCGCGAGGGTGCTCGCCGTGGATGTTGGCTATGGTCAGCTGCTGTGGCGTCTGCAAAACGATGACCGTGTCGAGGTTTATGACCGCACCAACATACGCCACCTGTCCACCGAACTCATCGGGGGCCAAGTGGATGCGATGGTGGGCGATCTATCCTTTATCTCGCTAAAACTTGTGCTGCCGGCCATCGTCGAATGCGTGAAAGAGGGCGGGTTCCTCCTGCCAATGGTCAAGCCGCAATTCGAGGTGGGCAAGGACCGTCTAGGCTCGGGAGGCGTGGTGCGCTCGCCGGCTTTGCGGGCTGAGGTCACACAGGATATCGCCAATTTCGGCCTAACCCTTGGTCTATCCTGTCGAGGGGTTAGCGCCTCACCGCTGCCCGGGCCGAGCGGGAACGTTGAATACTTCCTATGGTTGGTCAAAGATGGCGGCGCAACGCACCCATCGGATACGGAACTCGAAGCGATGATACGCAAAGCGGTTGAGGAAGGACCACAATGA
- the recN gene encoding DNA repair protein RecN, with protein sequence MLTDISIENLGVIHSSSAELSSGLTVLTGETGAGKTMVVTGLRLLAGGRADASRVRSGAEKAFVEGRFSTPSPRVAALVEEAGGHADENGEYIATRAVSANGRSKAYLGGRSVPAATLSEFATEIITVHGQNDQLRLLAPDQQLAALDRSDEKIAPLLKTYSEAFRQWRALVKDFKTRSQSRRELAQEVDRLQFAINEIDSIAPESGEDEELLRTIKRLQDVDELSTAATTALSAIDGPEAAGGGGAFDAESASELLGQAEAALSSSEDAELAALGQRLGEITSQLGDIASELGSFLNTFPADASQLEASLLRQQELKSLTRKYAPSVDEVIAWRNDAEQRLASIDTSSEALEALKKRVMAAEETMVGHAEKLTAARKAAAAKLGEAVTEELHGLAMPKARIEVEVRSAKYSKTGADEVELLLAPNASAPGKPLASAASGGELSRVMLGLEVILSANSSDTTLVFDEVDAGVGGRAAVEIGRRLARLATHNQVIVVTHLPQVAAYADTHLHVAKDVTDESVTSGVLTLSNEQRVEELARMLAGLDDTETGRAHAQELFQRAQKEVAEFR encoded by the coding sequence GTGCTCACTGATATTTCGATCGAAAACCTAGGCGTCATACACTCGTCCTCGGCGGAGCTCTCCTCTGGGCTGACCGTTCTCACCGGTGAGACCGGTGCGGGCAAGACCATGGTTGTCACGGGGTTAAGGCTCCTCGCGGGCGGGCGTGCGGACGCGTCCAGGGTGCGCTCGGGGGCGGAAAAGGCGTTCGTCGAGGGCCGTTTTTCAACGCCTTCCCCACGTGTGGCGGCATTGGTTGAGGAAGCCGGCGGACACGCGGACGAAAACGGTGAATACATCGCAACTCGTGCGGTTTCCGCCAATGGACGCTCTAAGGCTTATTTAGGAGGACGTTCGGTTCCCGCCGCGACGTTGAGCGAGTTCGCCACAGAGATCATCACCGTCCATGGACAAAATGATCAGCTGCGCCTACTTGCTCCCGACCAGCAGCTCGCGGCGCTCGACCGATCCGATGAGAAAATCGCGCCGCTGCTTAAGACCTATTCGGAGGCATTTAGGCAATGGCGAGCGTTAGTAAAAGACTTCAAGACTAGAAGTCAATCCCGCAGGGAACTGGCCCAAGAGGTAGACCGGCTGCAATTTGCCATCAATGAGATCGATTCCATCGCGCCCGAATCCGGCGAGGACGAAGAGCTCCTACGCACAATCAAGCGCCTGCAGGACGTGGATGAGCTGAGCACGGCGGCGACCACGGCTTTAAGCGCCATCGATGGGCCCGAGGCAGCGGGTGGCGGCGGCGCCTTCGATGCGGAGTCCGCCTCCGAGTTACTGGGGCAGGCCGAAGCGGCGCTGAGCTCCAGTGAGGACGCAGAGCTAGCCGCGCTCGGCCAACGCCTCGGGGAAATCACGTCCCAGCTCGGCGATATCGCAAGCGAGTTGGGATCTTTTTTGAACACGTTCCCGGCGGACGCTTCGCAGCTCGAGGCGTCTTTGCTTCGCCAACAGGAATTAAAGTCATTGACGCGAAAGTACGCACCGAGCGTCGATGAGGTTATCGCCTGGCGTAACGACGCTGAGCAGCGGTTGGCTAGCATCGACACGTCGTCGGAAGCGCTTGAGGCGTTAAAGAAGCGGGTCATGGCCGCCGAGGAGACCATGGTGGGGCACGCTGAAAAGCTCACCGCGGCCCGCAAAGCCGCGGCAGCCAAGCTCGGCGAGGCGGTTACCGAGGAGCTGCACGGCTTGGCAATGCCTAAGGCCCGCATTGAGGTGGAGGTGCGCTCTGCGAAGTACTCCAAGACTGGCGCCGACGAGGTGGAATTGCTGCTTGCCCCCAACGCCAGCGCTCCGGGCAAACCCCTGGCGTCGGCGGCATCCGGCGGTGAGCTTTCCCGCGTCATGCTTGGGCTGGAGGTAATCCTGTCGGCGAATTCATCGGATACCACGCTGGTCTTTGACGAGGTGGACGCGGGCGTTGGCGGGCGTGCGGCGGTTGAGATTGGCCGCAGGTTAGCGCGGTTAGCGACGCACAACCAGGTAATTGTGGTCACCCACCTGCCGCAGGTTGCGGCGTACGCAGACACCCACTTGCATGTAGCTAAGGACGTCACCGATGAATCCGTGACCTCCGGCGTGCTGACCCTGAGCAACGAGCAGCGCGTCGAGGAGTTGGCCCGCATGCTCGCGGGCTTGGATGATACCGAAACCGGTAGGGCTCACGCCCAAGAGCTATTCCAGCGTGCGCAAAAAGAGGTGGCGGAGTTCCGCTAA
- a CDS encoding ParA family protein: MINDALFDASAAEVGLTGRPIRELPQPEPLSQHGPATIISMCNQKGGVGKTTSTINLGACLAELGRKVLMVDLDPQGALSAGLGLAHDEIEDTIYDVMLDNQTSIHSAIKNTGIPGMDLVPANIDLSAAEIQLVNEVGREHTLARALRPVRRDYDFIIVDCQPSLGLLTVNALACSHGVIIPMECEFFSLRGLALLTDTVEKVSERINFDLEIVGILVTMYDRRTKHAREVMNRVVDYFEDKVFDTVITRTVRFPETSVAGEPITTWAPNSQAAAQYRNLALEVIERTKG, translated from the coding sequence GTGATCAATGATGCATTGTTTGATGCCTCAGCAGCTGAAGTTGGTCTGACGGGACGCCCTATTCGCGAACTCCCGCAGCCCGAACCTCTTTCACAGCATGGACCCGCAACCATTATCTCCATGTGTAACCAGAAGGGTGGGGTGGGTAAAACCACCTCTACCATCAATTTGGGCGCGTGCCTGGCCGAGCTGGGGCGTAAAGTCCTCATGGTTGACTTGGACCCGCAGGGGGCATTGTCAGCGGGCCTAGGCCTCGCCCACGATGAGATAGAAGACACCATCTATGACGTGATGCTGGACAACCAGACGTCCATTCATTCCGCCATCAAGAACACCGGCATCCCCGGCATGGATCTGGTTCCTGCAAACATTGACCTGTCCGCCGCCGAGATCCAGCTAGTCAATGAGGTGGGCCGCGAGCATACGCTGGCCCGTGCGTTGCGCCCGGTGCGCCGCGATTATGACTTCATCATCGTTGACTGCCAGCCATCCCTGGGCCTGCTGACGGTCAACGCCCTCGCCTGCTCGCACGGCGTGATTATTCCGATGGAGTGCGAGTTTTTCTCCTTGCGCGGTCTCGCTTTGCTTACGGATACCGTTGAGAAAGTTTCCGAGAGGATCAACTTTGATCTGGAAATCGTAGGCATTTTGGTCACTATGTATGACCGAAGGACCAAGCATGCTCGCGAAGTGATGAACCGCGTGGTGGACTATTTTGAGGATAAGGTCTTCGACACGGTCATTACGCGAACGGTTCGTTTCCCCGAGACTTCCGTGGCCGGAGAGCCAATCACCACATGGGCGCCGAACTCGCAGGCGGCGGCGCAATACAGGAACCTGGCGCTCGAAGTAATCGAGCGCACTAAAGGCTAA